In Flavobacteriales bacterium, the genomic window ACGATAAAGCCAACACCAGCCGCAAGCCCATCCACTCCATCTATCAGGTTGAAGGCATTCACGATGACGATGTAAGTGAACAGCGATAAAAAAATACTGGCCCATTCGGGCAGGGTGTAAATGCCGAACAGGCCGTACATGCTGGTGAGTCGCACATTGGCCATCAGCACCAGAACCAGGCCCACGATCACGTGTGCAATCAATTTTTTCATGGGAGCGGTACCGATGATATCATCTTTAATCCCGATAAAAAACAACAGGATCACGGTGGCTACAGTATACTTAAGGTCATTGGTGGATTTCAGCAGATTCTGATAACTCTCAAGGCTGTCTGCCGGAAACCATAGCGCGAATGCAAACAAGGCGGCTGCAAAAATAATGATGCCCCCGATGGTGGGAATGCTGCTTTTGTGAAGTTTCCTGTCGTTGGGCTCATCGATCAGGTTCTTCATTTTTGCTACGGTAATAAGGGGAGGCGTAGCGAAGAGGACGACTACAAAGGAGGTGACGAAGCTGAGAATAACCGTTTCCATCATGCAATTCGTTGATTGCGCGGTAAAGTTAAATATTTTTTTGCCCGGCCACGGTGTTACGTAATATTACTGAATTGGGTTACATGCCCCATCGGTCAGAAATCATCATAGGTGTTATCCAGTCTGGTTTTCAGGCCAAAAAATAACATTGAGGTGGTCATCGACTTATCGTCGGTTATCGCCACCCTGGACATCCAACCAACAAACAAATTCATTTGATACGAAGGGTTGATCAGGTAATTCACCTGTAATCGGAAATTTGAAATTTTCACCTGTTGTCCCTGAAGCAGGGTGTTGCCAAATCCCAGCAGACCATATTGTGCATCATAATCGGACTTAAAGATGTCAGATCCGTAATGTTGCTGACTTGTGCTATCCCTTCCCGTCCGGGCGATCACCCACCGTGCGTTCAGCATCCAGTTATTTTTTCGATAATCGGCCAGAAATACCCATTCCCTGAAATTGGCGCCCAACGGATGAGCCAGCGGTTCGGCAAAATGGGTATAGCTTTGCAGCGGTGTTTTATGGGCGTAGGTATAGGGTCTCACCGCGTTCAGTTCTGCCTGAACATCCAGGTTGGCAATGCCGAACAGATCAAAACCATGAACGCCGAGCTGATAGCCCAGTTTATTCTGGATGAAGCCCTTCCGTTCCGTTGTGACCGTGGTATCCAGCGGAAGGTCATCCTTTCTTTTCAGGTTGATGTCATCCGCCACACCTTGCGCGTACACGATGACCTTATCGGTTGCTTTGAACTTCAGGTTGAGTCCGAGGATGGCATTGTCGGGAGAGCCCAGTGAAAACTCCACAGGTCTGTAAAAAATAACCGGGTTCAGGTAATTCAGATCAAAACCACGGCGTGAAGAGGAATCAGCGCTTTGCCAAAGTATGCCTTCAAAGAAACCAACCTGCAGACGTGGGGCTGCATTCCAGCTCAGGTAGTGAAAACTGGCAAATTTCTTTTTATATCCGCCTTCATAGGTATGTGGAGCGAAGGACCCCTGGGTGTCATCTATGTTCTGAAAGGATGTGAAAAGATTGGTATACTGAATTTTCCACACCTGTGTCGTTACCCTGAGGAAGGGGTAGTTGAACGAACCATCTGACAGCAGCAGGGAACGGTAACCATCCCCGATAAAATTCTTGCCGTGACCAAATCTGAAATGAAAATATTTGGAGGGCATATAAGACACATAACCTGAAGCCATGGCATAATCAAATCCTGAGCCTTTGAAGTCTTTGGTAGCGCCATGTCCCGGAACAACACCGGTAGACCGGATGTACGCTTCCATATAATCCGGAAATTTCGCCTGATTCTCTCTGAAGTCTGAATAGATAAACACCCGTTGGCCTATCCTGCCATGGATGGCGAAGCCTCTGGTATTGATATACAGTGAAGAATCTGTTTCCCGTTGGGACCCGATCTGCACATTCAGGATGGGATCGATGCTCAGGTAAAAGTCGGCGCTGTCAACTTCAATCAGGTGCTGGAACCTGGCTTTTCTTCCGAACCAGGACCGTTCATCCACACTTTTTTTCCTGGACCTGAAGGCATATGCTGCTGTTGCTATTGAATCCGTTTTAACAGCTCCTGCCAGGAATTCGGGAAGATAAGGCTTGAAACCCGTGTGAACATTCGCGCCAACACCGTGCATGTTCCGCTCCAGCGGAAGGTTATTAACCCTTCCGAGATAGTCGAAAGTGGTTTGTGCCAGTGTGGAAGAACCTGGCAAAACCAATGTGGCCAAAAGTATTTTTATGAATGTTGCCCGCAAGCGTTCAGGCGAGTACATTGTTTTCAAGGATGAGGCGGTAAACTTGTTCAATCCCTTCTCTCAATCCGATTTTATGATGCCAGCCGAAGCTGTGAATCTTCGAAACGTCCATCAATTTACGGGGCGTGCCATCAGGCTTGGAATCATCGTAACGAATTTCACCAGGGTATCCTACGATATCCTTGATGAGTGATGCCAGTTCACTGATGGAAATATCTTCACCCACACCCACATTTACCAGGCCCGGTTCGTCATAGTTCTCCATGAGATACAGACACGCTTCTGCCAGGTCATCCACATGCAGGAATTCCCTTTTGGGTTTTCCTGAACCCCAAACTTCAACGAATGGCGCGTTGGCTTCTTTGGCCTCATGAAATTTCCTGAGCAAAGCCGGAAGTACATGTGAATTCTGCAGGTCGTAATTGTCATTCGGACCATAGAGATTCGTAGGCATAGCGGAAATATAATTGCAGCCGTATTGCTTCCGGTAAGCGTCACACATCTTAATGCCTGCGATCTTGGCGATGGCATAGGCCTCATTGGTATACTCCAGGGGGCCTGTCAGCAGACAGTCTTCCGGCATTGGCTGAGGCGCCAGCTTAGGGTAGATACATGATGATCCCAGGAAGAGAAGTTTCTTCACATTGTGCAGATAACTCTCATGGATCACATTTGTTTGAATGAGGATATTATCCCTGATAAATTCACCGCTGTAAGTATCATTCGCATGAATACCACCCACTTTTGCGGCAGCAAGGATCACATAGTTGATCTTCTCGCCTGCGAAGAAATCATGTACTGCCTTTCCGTCTCTCAGGTCCAGTTCTTTGGAAGATTTCAGTGCCAGGTTCTCAAAACCGAGGCTTCTCAGTTTGCGAAC contains:
- a CDS encoding GDP-L-fucose synthase, with the translated sequence MNKESRIYVAGHNGMVGSAIVRKLRSLGFENLALKSSKELDLRDGKAVHDFFAGEKINYVILAAAKVGGIHANDTYSGEFIRDNILIQTNVIHESYLHNVKKLLFLGSSCIYPKLAPQPMPEDCLLTGPLEYTNEAYAIAKIAGIKMCDAYRKQYGCNYISAMPTNLYGPNDNYDLQNSHVLPALLRKFHEAKEANAPFVEVWGSGKPKREFLHVDDLAEACLYLMENYDEPGLVNVGVGEDISISELASLIKDIVGYPGEIRYDDSKPDGTPRKLMDVSKIHSFGWHHKIGLREGIEQVYRLILENNVLA